In the Vogesella sp. XCS3 genome, TGAATGGACACGTCCAGTGCCGATACCGGCTCGTCGCAGATAATCAGCTTGGGTTCCAGGATCAGCGCGCGGGCAATACCGATACGCTGGCACTGGCCACCGGAGAACTCGTGCGGATAGCGGTTGATCATCTGCTCGCGCAGGCCAACCTTCACCATCATGGCGCGTACGCGCTTCATCACTTCGTCGTTGGACAGCTCCGGGCGGTGTACGCGCAGCGGCTCGCCGATGATCTGGGCGATGGTCATACGCGGGTTCAGCGATGCCAGCGGGTCCTGGAAGATCATCTGGATATCCTTGCGGACGTTCAGCCAATCCTTGTCAGTACCCTTGCGCAGGTCATTACCCATCCAGACGATTTCGCCATCGGTGGCGGGAATCAGGTTGAGAATGGCACGGCTCAGCGTGGACTTGCCGCAACCGGACTCGCCCACCACACCCAGGGTTTCACCTGCGTACAGGTCGAAGCTTACGCCATCTACTGCTTTCAGCGTTTTCTTCGGGGTCCAGGGCCAGTCTTTGCCACCCGCTACCTTGAAGTGAACCTTGACGTTACGTACCGACAGAATCGGTTTACGGTTATCAGCCATTGGCCACCTCCGCATTGGCATTGACAATCAGCTCGCTGGCCGGCTTGTGACAGGCGCGCAGTACGCGGCTGTTGGCTGGCGATACGGCCAGCTGCGGCAGGGTATCCACGCACTGCTGGCTGGCGTGCTCGCAACGCTCGGCAAACGGGCAGCCTTTGGGCATATTGGCCATATTGGGCGGGTTGCCCGGAATACTCATCAGCGCTTCGCCATCGTGGTCCAGACGCGGCAACGCGCCCAGCAGGCCGATGGTGTAAGGGTGGCTTGGCTGATAGAAGATATCGTTGGCGGTGCCGTATTCCATCACGCGGCCACCGTACATCACCATGACGTTGTCACACAGGCCGGCAACCACACCCAGATCGTGCGTGATCATGACAATAGCGGTACCGAAGTCACGCTGCAGGTCTTTCAACAGCGTGAGGATCTGCGCCTGCACAGTCACGTCCAGCGCGGTGGTGGGTTCGTCGGCGATCAGTACTTCCGGCTCGCACAACAGGGCCATGGCAATCATCACTCGCTGACGCATACCGCCGGAGAACTCGTGCGGGTACATATCGATGCGGCGGGCAGCCTCGGGGATGCGTACTGCTTCCAGCAGCTCGATCGCGCGCTTTTTGGCCTGCTTGCGGGTCATGCCCTTATGCAGCTCCAGCACCTCGGTCATCTGGCGCTCTACTGTCAGGTAGGGGTTCAGCGACGTCATCGGGTCCTGGAAAATCATGGACAGGCGATCGCCACGAATGCCGTTCAGCTCTTTGGGGCTCATGGTCAGCAGGTTCTTGCCCTTGTACAGGGCTTCACCGCTAGGCTGACCGTTTTTGGCCAGCAGACCCATCATGGCCAGTACCGACTGGCTCTTGCCGGAGCCGGACTCGCCGACAATACCCAGCGTCTGGCCGCGGTCCAGCTCGAAACTCACGCCATTTACGGCGTTAACCATACCATCGTGCGTCGCAAAGCTGACGCCGAGGTTTTTCACTTGTAGCAAAGACATGGTGTCCTCCCCGGCTTAGCGATCTTTCGGGTCCAGCGCATCGCGCAGGCCGTCACCGACATAGTTGGCACAATACAGCGTAACGGACAGGAACAGGCCTGGCACCAGCAACATCCATGGCTGGCTTTCCATCACTTTCTGGCCTTCCTGCACCAGTACACCCCAGCTGGTATTGGGTTCTTGCACACCCAGGCCCAGGAAGGACAGTACCGACTCGGTCATGATCACACCAGGAATGGTGATCGTGGCATATACCACCACAATACCCAACAGGTTAGGCACGATGTGGCGGAAAATAATGGCGAATTGCGACACGCCAATGGCGTGTGCCGCTTCGACAAACTCCTTGGACTTCAGCGACAGCGTCTGGCCACGCACGATACGCGCCATATCCAGCCAGGAGATGGCACCCAGTGCCACGAACATCAGGTAGAGGTCGCGACCAAAGAAGGTCATCAGCAGGATGGCGAACAGCATGAACGGCAGTGCGTACAGAACATCGACAATACGCATCATCAGCGCATCTACCTTGCCGCCAAAGAAGCCGGCAATGGCACCCCAGGACACACCGATCACCACCGATACCAAGGTACCGACGATGCCGACCTGGAAGGTAATGCCACCACCTTGCAGCGTACGTGCCAGCAAGTCACGCCCCAGCTCGTCCGTACCCAGATAGTGGCCGTTGGCCAGCGTAGGCGCCAGACTCAAGGCGTTCCAGTCGGTAGCGTCATGCGTGTGCTGCAGCATGTACGGGCCAACAACAATGATCAGCGCGATCAGGATCAGGATCACCAGCGAAGCCACGGCGGCCTTGTTCTTCATGAAGCGGCGGCGCGCATCAGCCCACGGGCTGCGGCCTTCCACTACTTCACTGATATTGGACAGCGTGCTGACCAATTGATCGTTTTTGGTTTTGGTATTCATGTAAAGCTCCCGATCAGTAACGGATACGCGGGTCGAGCATCGCGTACACGATATCGACAATCAGGTTGAACACCACGGTAAACACGGCCACCAGAACCACCAGACCCAGTACCAGGGTGTAGTCGCGGTTTACGGCGCCGGTCACCAGCAGGCGACCCAGACCAGGAATGGAGAAGATGGATTCGGTTACCACCGCCTGCGCAATAGCCGATACAGCCATCGGGCCCAGCAGGGTTACTACCGGCAGCAGCGCAGGGCGCAGGGCATGGCGCACGATAATGACGCGCATCGGCAGGCCTTTTGCCTTGGCAGTACGAATGAAGTTGGAGTTCATCACCTCGATCAGGCTACCGCGCATCACACGGCCTAGCGTGGCCACGTTGACGATGGTCAGCAGGGCAACCGGTAGCAAGGCGAACTGCACAATGCTCCAGTTAGGATCGTCGTAAGACCAGCCACCGGCCGGCACGACCTTCATCCACAGGGCAAAGAACAGGATCAGGATAGGGCCGGTTACAAACGACGGCACAGCATGGCCGAAGTTACCCAGGAACATCACGAAATAATCCGCAATGCTGTTCTGGCGCAAGGCTGCAATCACACCCAGCGAGATACCCAGCACGATGGCAATCAGCAGCGCGGTGCCACCAATGGCCGCCGATTTGGGCAATGCCTGGGCAACCAGCTGGTTGACCGACCAGTCTGCGTAGCGGAAGGACGCGCCCAGATCGCCATGCAGCAGGTTATTGAGGTAGTAGCCAAACTGCACGTGCAGCGGCTCGTTCAGATGGTACTTGGCTTCCAGGTTAGCCAGCACTTCGGGGGCAATCTTCTTCTCGCCGTCGAAAGGACCACCGGGGGCGAGTTGAAGCATGATGAAACAGAGGGTGATAACGGAAAATACCGTTGGTACCGCTCCGAATACACGCTTAATAACGTAAGACCACATTGGGATAAAACTCCATGTACCTAGGACACGCGCATGCCCTATGACGCTGTAGGCGCTAGATAAAGCAATCCGGGCAGTGGGTAACTGCCCGGAGGCTGACCGTAGGCACGGTAATGCGTCAAAAACACTAGTGAAAAACCCGCCCGGCAGCCGAAGCCACCATGACGGGTTAACGACTAATTATTTCTTGATGATGTAGAAATCGCTAGTACGGAAGCGGTCAAAGCTGTTGGTGGTGTAGTAGCCGCCAACGTAAGGCTTCACGGTACGCGCTTGTACATACTGGTACAGCGGGATCAGCGGGTAGTCATCCATCGCCAGCTTGGAAGCCTGGGTCATCAGGGCTTTACGCTTGGCTTGGTCGGTTTGCTGGTTGCCTTGGGCCATCAGCTCGTCAACCTTCTTGTTGCAGTATTGCTGGTCGTTCTGGTCGCTATCGCAACGTACCAGGTCCAGGAAGGTGGTCGCGTCGTTGTAGTCAGCGTTCCAGCCGTTACGTGCAACCTGGTACTGGCCGGAGTGACGGGTCTTCAGGAACACTTTGAATTCCTGGTTTTCCATCGAGGTGCTCAGACCCAGCTTGGTTTTCCACTCGGAGGAGATGAACAGACCCACGCGTTTGTGCGACTCGGAGGTGTTGTACATCAGTTTCAGCGGGGTAGCGGAAGTCACGCCTGCTGCGGCCAACAGTTTCTTGGCTTCGGCAACGCGTTTTTCCATCGGCCATTTTGCCCATTCGTACGGGGTAACGTCAGCACCGGCAGTGCCTTGTACCATCAGGCTGTAAGCCGGAACCTGGCCTTCGCCCAGCAGCTTCTGGGTCAGGATGTCACGGTCGATCACCATGGACAGGGCCTGGCGAACGCGCTTGTCTTTCAGTACAGGGTCTTTGTTGTTCAGACCGTAGTAGTACAGCGCGATGTTGCGCAGTGCGCTCAGTTCTTTCGGCATTTCTGCCTTTAGTGCCTGGAAGGTACCAGCCGGGATACGCAGGGTCATGTCAACCTGGCCAGCTTTGTACATCTTCAGGGCAGCATCTTCGCTCTCGGTCGGGTCGAAGGTTACTTTGGTGATGACAGTGTTTTTGGCATCCCAGTATTTGGCGTTCTTTTCCAGCACGATACGGCTGTTCGGGATCCAGTCTTTCAGCACGTAAGCGCCGTTGGATACCAGGTTGCCCGGCTTGGTGAAGTCTTTGCCGAATTTCTCGAAGGAGGCTTTGTGCAGCGGGGCCATGGTGGAGTTGGCCAGCATGTCAGGCAGGAAAGCTACCGGAATCTCGGTTTTGATTTCCAGGGTGTTCTTGTCCAGAGCCTTGATACCCAGCTCGGATGGCTGCTTCTTGCCAGACATGATGTCTTTGCCGTTAGCAATGAACTCGTGGAACAGACCGTATTTGGTAGCGGTCTTCGGATCCACGGTACGGCGCCAGGAGTATACGAAATCGTCAGCGGTAACAGGATCGCCGTTGGACCATTTTGCGTCTTTGCGCAGGTTGAAGATCCAGGTAGTGGCGTCTTTCTGCTTCCAGGAGGTAGCCACGCCCGGCACGATCTTGCCGGTGTTTTCAACGGCGGTCAGGCCTTCGAACAGGTCACGGGCAATGTTGTTGGCCGTGGTGGTCTCGATCTGGGAAATATCCAGGGATTCCGGTTCGGAGCCGTTGCTACGTACCAGTTCCTGTTTCGGGTCCAGTTTTACGCCAGCCGGTACTTTTGCAGCGAAAGCTGCGCCGGAAGCACCAAAAGCGATAGCAACAGAGGCCGCTACTACGCTGAAAGAAATCGATTTTTTCATATTCTCCTGCTCTCCTTGAACAGAGGTGGCCCGTCTTGGTGCGGGCCCCCCGAGAAAAACAAACTGTGTGTATACAGTACGCAAAGGCGAGGCAATTATGCACAGCACACATGGCTACTACAAGCCCCGATTCGTCACTTCGGCGTCACATTGCCTGTGATGCGTAGCATTTCCTGCACTTATTCCTTTC is a window encoding:
- the oppF gene encoding murein tripeptide/oligopeptide ABC transporter ATP binding protein OppF, which gives rise to MADNRKPILSVRNVKVHFKVAGGKDWPWTPKKTLKAVDGVSFDLYAGETLGVVGESGCGKSTLSRAILNLIPATDGEIVWMGNDLRKGTDKDWLNVRKDIQMIFQDPLASLNPRMTIAQIIGEPLRVHRPELSNDEVMKRVRAMMVKVGLREQMINRYPHEFSGGQCQRIGIARALILEPKLIICDEPVSALDVSIQAQIINLLKELQREMGLSLIFIAHDLAVVKHISDRILVMYLGREMELAEKYALYDKPAHPYTQALLSAIPIPDPKLERNKTIQILNGDLPSPINPPSGCVFRTRCPKAQDRCGKEEIKLHAVTAATQTSCLLV
- a CDS encoding oligopeptide/dipeptide ABC transporter ATP-binding protein codes for the protein MSLLQVKNLGVSFATHDGMVNAVNGVSFELDRGQTLGIVGESGSGKSQSVLAMMGLLAKNGQPSGEALYKGKNLLTMSPKELNGIRGDRLSMIFQDPMTSLNPYLTVERQMTEVLELHKGMTRKQAKKRAIELLEAVRIPEAARRIDMYPHEFSGGMRQRVMIAMALLCEPEVLIADEPTTALDVTVQAQILTLLKDLQRDFGTAIVMITHDLGVVAGLCDNVMVMYGGRVMEYGTANDIFYQPSHPYTIGLLGALPRLDHDGEALMSIPGNPPNMANMPKGCPFAERCEHASQQCVDTLPQLAVSPANSRVLRACHKPASELIVNANAEVANG
- a CDS encoding ABC transporter permease subunit, whose amino-acid sequence is MNTKTKNDQLVSTLSNISEVVEGRSPWADARRRFMKNKAAVASLVILILIALIIVVGPYMLQHTHDATDWNALSLAPTLANGHYLGTDELGRDLLARTLQGGGITFQVGIVGTLVSVVIGVSWGAIAGFFGGKVDALMMRIVDVLYALPFMLFAILLMTFFGRDLYLMFVALGAISWLDMARIVRGQTLSLKSKEFVEAAHAIGVSQFAIIFRHIVPNLLGIVVVYATITIPGVIMTESVLSFLGLGVQEPNTSWGVLVQEGQKVMESQPWMLLVPGLFLSVTLYCANYVGDGLRDALDPKDR
- the oppB gene encoding oligopeptide ABC transporter permease OppB encodes the protein MWSYVIKRVFGAVPTVFSVITLCFIMLQLAPGGPFDGEKKIAPEVLANLEAKYHLNEPLHVQFGYYLNNLLHGDLGASFRYADWSVNQLVAQALPKSAAIGGTALLIAIVLGISLGVIAALRQNSIADYFVMFLGNFGHAVPSFVTGPILILFFALWMKVVPAGGWSYDDPNWSIVQFALLPVALLTIVNVATLGRVMRGSLIEVMNSNFIRTAKAKGLPMRVIIVRHALRPALLPVVTLLGPMAVSAIAQAVVTESIFSIPGLGRLLVTGAVNRDYTLVLGLVVLVAVFTVVFNLIVDIVYAMLDPRIRY
- a CDS encoding peptide ABC transporter substrate-binding protein translates to MKKSISFSVVAASVAIAFGASGAAFAAKVPAGVKLDPKQELVRSNGSEPESLDISQIETTTANNIARDLFEGLTAVENTGKIVPGVATSWKQKDATTWIFNLRKDAKWSNGDPVTADDFVYSWRRTVDPKTATKYGLFHEFIANGKDIMSGKKQPSELGIKALDKNTLEIKTEIPVAFLPDMLANSTMAPLHKASFEKFGKDFTKPGNLVSNGAYVLKDWIPNSRIVLEKNAKYWDAKNTVITKVTFDPTESEDAALKMYKAGQVDMTLRIPAGTFQALKAEMPKELSALRNIALYYYGLNNKDPVLKDKRVRQALSMVIDRDILTQKLLGEGQVPAYSLMVQGTAGADVTPYEWAKWPMEKRVAEAKKLLAAAGVTSATPLKLMYNTSESHKRVGLFISSEWKTKLGLSTSMENQEFKVFLKTRHSGQYQVARNGWNADYNDATTFLDLVRCDSDQNDQQYCNKKVDELMAQGNQQTDQAKRKALMTQASKLAMDDYPLIPLYQYVQARTVKPYVGGYYTTNSFDRFRTSDFYIIKK